ACGCACGCCTGGTTCGATTCCAGGGTCGCCCACCACTTTACTCAACATACTGCTTTTTATGGCCGTGAGCTGCTACACCGCACCTCACACTGGCCATATTCGATACGAATGACGTGATTTCGTTACTGTCCGTCGCCACGGTGTCAAGCATCGCCAATGACCGTTTTCGACAAGGAACTGACTCGAAGGTCTTTAGCGCCAAAGCGACAAGGGACACCTTGTGCGATGTTTTTCCAATCGCTTAGCCGTTTTTCCCCGGTGAGAATGATACGCATCGCTTTGATCATGAGAAAGTTGATCGGCCATCAATTCCTGCGCCATTCCGCGAGGCGACACTTGAGTTGGTGAGCAGGTTCATAGGTTGATACCTGCCCGTGGCACAGGCTTGCTTCCTTTCAAAAACCCACCAAGAAGCAGCTTTCACAAAACCTCGAAATTTCTTACATAGCCGTAAGAAAGCCAAGTAGCATTTGGGCATGAACCTATAGGACCATCAAACCGCAGGTGTCGCAGTATGGCTGACAAACTTCGTGTATGGCGTTAATTTCCAACTCTTGCCATACTAGGATCAAGCCGAACTACTTTACAATGAGGATAGATTTCAGGTGTTCGCTCGTTTAAGTCTGATATCAACACATGGCGTGATTCCGCGCTCACTAAAGGTTGCCGCCGTCGTTGGCACTGCGCTAAATCTTATCAACCAATATGACGCAATTTTTGGTGATAGTAGCTTTAGCCTGCTAAAGGCGGGTCTGACATACTGTGTGCCCTTTTGCGTCGCTACATATGGCGCGGTGATGGCGATGGACGTAACGGAGACTTGAGATGCGAGACAATGGTCTGATCAAAATCGGAGATCTGGCGCGGAGCAGTAATCTGAGCGAACGGTCGCTGCGGCATTACGAAGAACTGGGCATCATCACCCCCACCCGAACAAAAGGTGGCACTCGCGCATACTCCGAGCATGATGTTGAAGTTGCGAAACTCGTCCAACGCATGCGTGACATTGGGATCTCCCTCGACCAGATATCGTCAATTGCAACAGCAAGGGCCGATCATGAAACGGGGGCGAAATCTGCCAAGGCCGTGCGTCAGCAACTGTCTAAACTGTCCGAAAACCTGATGAAAATGGCACGTATGGCCATCGAACTGGAAAGCGAAGTCACCGAGGTCATTATGGCCGTGGATGAGTGCCTGTCTTGTGAAAACAAGGCCTCGAGCACAGGATGTCCGACCTGCCCGATGAATGAGGTGTCGAAAGAGTCTTCTTTGGCAGACCTCATCTGGCGGGACTAAGTCGCCAGACCACTTATTCTGCTACGGCAAAAGGGATCGTTTTGCGCGAGCGAACCTGAAAGGGAGACATCCCGTATTCATCCCGAAATGCCTTGGACAGCGAATTTGATGAAGAAAACCCGGTTGCCAGTGCGACCTCCAAAACATCCAACGGGGTCTCCTCGACAAGAGTGCGGGCCCGCTTTAAGCGCAGGTTTTTGTAGAATTTTGCAGGCGTCGCCCCCATGTTTGCTTTGAAAATCCGCTCAAGCTGACGGGTCGAAACGGCGATGCTTTCCGCTATGTCGCTTATCGCCAAAGGCTCTTCTATGGCGTGTTCCATAAGTTTGATGGCCTGACTGAGTTTGCTGTCAAAACGCGGATAGACATTTGCGACTGAATGCGGTTGATCGGCACGAGAGTTCCGTATGGCTGGCAGAACAAGCCGATTGCCAACCTCGGTGATTTCCCAAGAGCTCAGAACATCGGCCAGCAATTCAATGACAAGCTCG
This genomic window from Rhodobacteraceae bacterium D3-12 contains:
- a CDS encoding MerR family transcriptional regulator codes for the protein MRDNGLIKIGDLARSSNLSERSLRHYEELGIITPTRTKGGTRAYSEHDVEVAKLVQRMRDIGISLDQISSIATARADHETGAKSAKAVRQQLSKLSENLMKMARMAIELESEVTEVIMAVDECLSCENKASSTGCPTCPMNEVSKESSLADLIWRD